The Symphalangus syndactylus isolate Jambi chromosome 16, NHGRI_mSymSyn1-v2.1_pri, whole genome shotgun sequence genome has a window encoding:
- the ZNF721 gene encoding zinc finger protein 721 isoform X4 has protein sequence MCSHFTQDFLPVQEIEDSFHKLILRRYEKYRHDNLQLRKDCKSMSVCTVQKGVYSGINQCLSNTQSKIFQCNAHVTVFSKFANSNKDKTRHTGEKHFKCNECGKSFQKFSDLTQHKGIHAGEKPYTCEERGKDFGWYTDLNQHKTIHTGEKRYKCEECGKAFNRSTNLTAHKRIHTREKSYTGEDRDRAFGWSTNLNEYKKIHTGDKPYKCEECGKAFIHSSHLNKHEKIHTREKPYKCKECGKVITSSSSFAKHKRIHTGEKPFKCLECGKAFNISTTLTKHRRIHTGEKPYTCEVCGKAFRQSANLYVHRRIHTGEKPYTCEECGKTFRQSANLYVHRRIHTGEKPYKCEDCGKAFGRYTALNQHKKFHTGEKPYKCEECGKAFNSSKSLTAHKRIHTREKPYTGEDRDRAFGWSTNLNEYKKIHTGDKPYKCEECGKAFLHSSHLNKHEKIHTGKKPYKCKQCGKVITSSSSFAKHKRIHTGEKPFECLECGKAFTSSTTLTKHRRIHTGEKPYTCEVCGKAFRRSTILYVHRRIHTGEKPYTCEECGKTFRQSANLYVHRRIHTGEKPYKCEDCGKAFGRYTALNQHKKFHTGEKPYKCEECGKAFNSSKSLTAHKRIHTREKPYTGEDRDRAFGWSTNLNEYKKIHTGDKPYKCEECGKAFLHSSHLNKHEKIHTGKKPYKCKQCGKVITSSSSFAKHKRIHTGEKPFECLECGKAFTSSTTLTKHRRIHTGEKPYTCEVCGKAFRRSTILYVHRRIHTGEKPYTCEECGKTFRQSANLYVHRRIHTGEKPYKCEDCGKAFGRYTALNQHKKIHTGEKPYKCEEYGKAFSRSRNLTTHRRVHTREKPYKCEDHGRAFGWSTNLNEYKKIHTGDKLYTCKECGKVFKQSSHLNRHEKIHTGKKPYKCKECGKVITSSSSFAKHKRIHTGEKPFKCLECGKAFTSSTTLTKHKRIHTGEKPYTCEECGKAFRQSGNLYVHRRIHTGEKPYTCGECGKTFRQTANLYAHKKIHTGEKPYTCGECGKTFRQSATLYTHKKIHTGGKTIQV, from the coding sequence aTGTGTTCTCATTTCACCCAAGACTTTTTGCCAGTGCAGGAGATAGAAGATTCATTCCACAAACTTATACTGAGAAGATATGAGAAATATAGGCATGATAATTTACAATTAAGGAAAGACTGTAAAAGTATGAGTGTGTGTACAGTGCAGAAAGGAGTTTATAGTGGAATTAATCAATGCTTGTCAAATACTCAGAGCAAAATATTTCAATGTAATGCACATGTCACAGTTTTTAGTAAATTTGCAAATTCAAACAAAGATAAGACAAGacatactggagagaaacactttaaatgtaatgaatgtggcaagTCATTTCAGAAGTTCTCAGACCTAACTCAACATAAAGGAATTCatgctggagagaaaccctacactTGTGAAGAACGTGGCAAAGACTTTGGATGGTACACAGACCTGAATCAACACAAAacaattcatactggagagaaacgttacaaatgtgaagagtgtggcaaagcctttaataGGTCAACAAACCTTACTGCACATAAGAGAATTCACACCAGAGAGAAATCCTACACAGGTGAAGATCGTGACAGAGCCTTTGGATGGTCCACAAACCTGAATGAatataagaaaattcatactggagataaaccctacaaatgtgaagaatgtgggaaagcctttataCATTCCTCACACCTGAATAAACATGAGAAAATTCATACTAGAGAGAAGCCATacaaatgtaaggaatgtggcaaAGTCATTACCTCATCCTCAAGCTTTGCTAAACATAAGAGGATTCATACAGGCGAGAAACCCTTTAAATGTTTAGAATGTGGTAAAGCCTTTAATATTTCCACAACCCTTACTAAACAtaggagaattcatactggagagaaaccctacacatGTGAAGTATGTGGCAAAGCCTTCAGACAGTCTGCAAACCTTTATGTACAtaggagaattcatactggagagaaaccctacacatgtgaagaatgtggtaAAACCTTTAGACAGTCCGCAAACCTTTACGTACAtaggagaattcatactggagagaaaccttacaaatgcgAAGACTGTGGCAAAGCCTTTGGACGGTACACAGCCCTGAATCAACACAAGAAatttcatactggagagaaaccttacaaatgtgaagagtgtggcaaagcctttaataGTTCAAAAAGCCTTACTGCACATAAGAGAATTCACACCAGAGAGAAACCCTACACAGGTGAAGATCGTGACAGAGCCTTTGGATGGTCCACAAACCTGAATGAatataagaaaattcatactggagataaaccctacaaatgtgaagaatgtgggaaagcctttttACATTCCTCACACCTGAATAAACAtgagaaaattcatactggaaagaaaccctacaaatgtaagCAATGTGGCAAAGTCATTACCTCATCCTCAAGCTTTGCTAAACATAAGAGGATTCATACTGGCGAGAAACCCTTTGAATGTTTAGAATGTGGTAAAGCGTTTACTAGTTCCACAACCCTTACTAAACAtaggagaattcatactggagagaaaccctacacatGTGAAgtatgtggcaaagcctttagacGGTCCACAATCCTTTATGTACAtaggagaattcatactggagagaaaccctacacatgtgaagaatgtggtaAAACCTTTAGACAGTCCGCAAACCTTTACGTACAtaggagaattcatactggagagaaaccttacaaatgcgAAGACTGTGGCAAAGCCTTTGGACGGTACACAGCCCTGAATCAACACAAGAAatttcatactggagagaaaccttacaaatgtgaagagtgtggcaaagcctttaataGTTCAAAAAGCCTTACTGCACATAAGAGAATTCACACCAGAGAGAAACCCTACACAGGTGAAGATCGTGACAGAGCCTTTGGATGGTCCACAAACCTGAATGAatataagaaaattcatactggagataaaccctacaaatgtgaagaatgtgggaaagcctttttACATTCCTCACACCTGAATAAACAtgagaaaattcatactggaaagaaaccctacaaatgtaagCAATGTGGCAAAGTCATTACCTCATCCTCAAGCTTTGCTAAACATAAGAGGATTCATACTGGCGAGAAACCCTTTGAATGTTTAGAATGTGGTAAAGCGTTTACTAGTTCCACAACCCTTACTAAACAtaggagaattcatactggagagaaaccctacacatGTGAAgtatgtggcaaagcctttagacGGTCCACAATCCTTTATGTACAtaggagaattcatactggagagaaaccctacacatgtgaagaatgtggtaAAACCTTTAGACAGTCCGCAAACCTTTATGTACAtaggagaattcatactggagagaaaccttacaaatgtgaagaCTGTGGCAAAGCCTTTGGACGGTACACAGCCCTGAATCAACAcaagaaaattcatactggagagaaaccttacaaatgtgaagagTATGGCAAAGCCTTTAGTAGGTCAAGAAACCTTACTACACATAGGAGAGTTCACAccagagagaaaccctacaaatgtgaagatcATGGCAGAGCCTTTGGATGGTCCACAAACCTGAATGAatataagaaaattcatactggagataAACTCTACAcatgtaaagaatgtgggaaagtGTTTAAACAGTCCTCACACCTGAATAGACAtgagaaaattcatactggaaagaaaccctacaaatgtaaggaatgtggcaaAGTCATTACCTCATCCTCAAGCTTTGCTAAACATAAGAGGATTCATACAGGCGAGAAACCCTTTAAATGTTTAGAATGTGGTAAAGCGTTTACTAGTTCCACAacccttactaaacataagagaattcatactggagagaaaccctacacatgcgaagaatgtggcaaagcctttagacAGTCTGGAAACCTTTATGTACATaggagaattcacactggagagaaaccctacacatGTGGAGAATGTGGCAAAACCTTTAGACAGACTGCAAATCTTTATgcacataagaaaattcatactggagagaaaccctacacgTGTGGAGAATGTGGCAAAACCTTTAGACAGTCTGCAACTCTTTAtacacataagaaaattcatactggaggTAAAACCATACAAgtgtaa